The segment AGAGCCGATCTGGCTGTCGGAAGCGTTCAGGTGGTCGGCCTTGCTGAGGATGGCCACGGCGTGCAGGCACTCGGTGGCGCCGTAGATCTGCATGAAGATATTGCCGAAGCGCTCCTGTGCCTGGCGCAGCTTGGCCGGGCTCATGGGCGCGGCGCCATAGGCCAGGGTCTGTAGCGAGGAGAGGTCGTGGTCGGTGGCCTCCGGCATTTCCAGCAGCCGGTAGATCATGGTCGGCACCAGCAGGGTCATGGTGACCCGCTCGGCTGCGATGTTTCGGCACAGCTGGGCCAGGTCGGGCACGTTCTGGGTCAGGGTGCAGCCGCCGCGGAACAGTGTCGGCAGCAGGCCGAGACCTGAGCCGTGGCTGATGGGGGCCATGTGCAGGAAACGGGTATCGGGCTGGTAGGGCTGCTCGCTCTCCATGTACATGGAATCACGCAGGGCGAGCCAGTTGTCCATGGTGTAGGGCACGCACTTGCTGACGCCAGTGGTGCCGCCGGTGAAGCGGTAGGAGACCACATCGGTCTGCGTTTCGTGGGCAACATCCGGAGTGGCGTCGCTCACTCCTTCCAGCAGGTCCCAGAAATACAGCAGACCGTCACGGGGTTGGGCCGGCGGATCCATGCAGACCACCTGGATGCCCTGCTCGTGGAGCATTTCGAAATAACGCTCCAGCAGCGTGTTTTCCAGAAGCACCGCCTTGGGGCGGATCTGGGCGATCTGCGAGCGATGCTCATCGAGGGAGTCGCGGAAATTGGTATAGGCGCCAGCGGCCTCAGACTTCATTGAGGTCCAGGCGTGCACCAGAGAAAGGTTGTCGTTGTCCAGGATGCACAGGTAGACGTCGCCACGGCGCAGCCCAAGGCGCTCGCGCAGCATGTTGGCGATGCGGTTGGTCAGTGAATGCAGCTCGCGGAAGGTGTAGCGGCGCTTGCGCTCGATGTTCACCAGCGCTTCGCGGTCTGCGAAACGCACGGCGAGGTTGCCCATGGTGCGGGCGAAATTCATTTTTGTCGTCATTGTTATTTTCCCTTCTTTAGCCTGGATGGCCGGCCATCGGCGCGAAGCCCCGCGTCCCTTGTACAAGGCACGCGGGGCCTCGTCCAGCGTGGGATCAGACTCCCTTGATGCCTTTCATCGCGGTGTCGATGAAGAGCTTCACCTGCTCGTTGGCATCGTTACGCGGACCGGCGGTGTTCCAGTCGGTGATGCGTGCCAGTTGTGCCTGGATGTCTTCCGGGGTCAGGTCGGCGCCGCCGATGTAGATCGGCGCGGTTTCTTCCATGCGAATGGCGGAGAACACGCCGGCGCCGGCGCCCAGCACCAGCTTGCTGGGTGCATCTTCGCTCACCAGCAGCAGCGCGCCAGGACTGACCTGCTCGGGGCGGCTGGCGGCGAGCAGTTCCGCCGGCATCACGTCCTCGGTCATGCGGGTGGCGGCCATGGGCGCCAGGGTGTTGACTCGGATGTTGTTCTTCACGCCTTCGATGGCGAGCATGTTCATCAGGCCCACCAGGGCCATTTTCGCCGCGCCATAGTTGGCCTGGCCGAAATTGCCGAACATGCCGGCGGCGGAGGTGGTCATCAGCACGCGGCCATAGTTCTGCTCGCGCATCAGGTCCCACACGGCCTTGGTGCAGTTGATCGAGCCCATCAGGTGGACATTGATCACCGCATGGATGTCAGCCATATCCATCTTGGTGAAGGACTTGTCGCGCAGGATGCCGGCATTGTTGATCAGGATGTCGACGCGGCCGAAGGCTTCGACCGTCTGTCGGACCAGGGCCTGGACCTGCTCATAGTCGGCCACGTTGGCGCCGTTGGCGATGGCGGTACCACCGGCCTGGCGGATTTCCTCGACCACGGCCAGGGCGGCCTCGGTGGAGCTGCCGGAGCCGTCGCGGCTGCCGCCGAAGTCGTTGATCACCACTTTGGCACCGCGAGCGGCCAGTTGCAGGGCGTGGACGCGGCCCAGGCCGTTGCCGGCGCCCGTGACGATGGCGACGCGATCATCGAAGCGAATGGTCATGGTGTGTTTCCTCTCTCTTGTAATGCTAGTCAGGAGGGGGACGGCGGGAAAATGCGTGGTTTTCCGGGTCGCCGTCCCCGCAAGTGTCAGGCGCGGGCGAAGATGCCAACGTGCTCGGTCGATTCCTCGACGCGCCAGAGGCCGCCGCCGTTGCCCTGCAGGGCGATGCGCGCACCTTCGACCTGGCGCTTGCCGCAGTCGCCGCGCAGTTGCTCGACCAGCTCGAAGATCTGGCCGATGCCGGTGGCGCCGATGGGGTGGCCCTTGGATTCCAGGCCGCCCGACGGGTTGACCGGCAGCTTGCCGCCGAGGGTGAAGTCACCGCGTTCAGCCATCACGCCGCTCATGCCCGGCTCGCACAGGCCCAAGGACTCGAGGGCGAGCAGCTCGCCGATGGCGGTGGCGTCATGCACCTCGGCCACGTCGATGTCCTGCGGGGAAATGCCGGCCTGCTCGAAGGCGGCCTTGCCGGCCAGGTGGGTGCAACCCTTGTCGAATTCCTCGGCGGCGCGGGCCGAAGCCGAACGAACCACGCTGGCCAGTACCTTGATCGCGCGGCTTTTGTCGAAGCCGTATTTCTTCAGCGCCGATTCGGTGCAGAGGATAGCGGCGGCGGCGCCATCGGAGATGGGCGAGCACATCGGCAGGGTGATGGGGTAGGTGATCGGCGGCGCGGCGAGGATTTCCTCGATGCTCATGGCATTGCGGTACTGCGAGCGTTCGTTGTGCACCGAGTGTCCGTGGTTCTTCGAGGACACGGCGGCCAATTGGCGCTGGGTGATGCCGTAGCGCTCCATCAGGCCGCCACGGCCCAGGGCCGCGTAGACGTCCATGAAGGGGCTGTAGGGCTTGTCGGACTGGGAGCCGGGCGGCGGCACGATGCCCTTGCCCATGGCCGCCAGGAAGTTCTTGTTCTCCTCGAAGGTCTCGATGTCCCAGGCAGACTCGAAGGCGGAGAACATCTTCATCTTGTCGCTGTAGAACATCTTCTCAGCGCCCACGGCGATGGCCACGTCGGCGGCGCCCGCGCGCAGCTGGGTGACAGCCAGGTTGAAGGCGTGGCTGGAGGAGGCGCAGGCGCCTTCGATGTTGAAGATCGGGATGCTGTCCAGGCCCAGGGGCAGCAGCGCCACCTGGCCACGGATCATGTGCTGGCCATCGAAGTGGCCCTGGGTGCAGTTGCCGAAGAAGGCCACCTGGATCCATTTACGGTCACAATTGGCATCCTTCAGGGCATCCTCGACCGCCCAGGCGGTGAGTTGCTTGATGGTCTTGTCGGTATGGCGGCCAAAAGCGGTCATGCCGACACCGACTATGTATACGTCTTCCATCTTTACTCCTTCGTGATCCGTTCGCCGGATCACGACTATCGGATTAAGGCCGCGAGGATCAGTAGCCCTTGAATTCCGGCTTGCGCTTCTCGGCGAACGCGCGCAGCCCTTCAGCTAGATCATGGGAACGCTGGTGGTTGCGCAGCTCCAGCAGCTCATCGCGCAGCGCATCGGCGCGCGACTTGTCGCCGGATTCGTTCGCCACCCGCTTCATGCGGCGCAGTACCAGGGGACTCTTCTCGGCCAGCTTATTGCCGATGGCCTGCACGCGGTCCAGGAGCTCGGCATCGGCCACCACTTCGTTGACCAGGCCATAGGCCTTCATGTCCTGGGCAGGCAGGGAGTCGCCGGTGAACAGCATGTACTTGGCGACGTTCTCCGGAACCTTGCGCGGGAGTACTGCGGCGCCGCCGCCACCGGGGAACACCCCGAAGTTGGAATGGGCATCGCCGAAACGGGCGCTCTCGGCCGCGATCACGAGATCGCAGCAGAGGACAGTCTCCAGGCCGCCCGCGAGGGCCAGGCCATTGACGGCGGCGATTACCGGCTTCGGATATACGCGCAGCAGGTCGAAGAACTCGACGATGGTGTCCAGCAGGTCCCGGTCGCCGGGCTGCGGCGCGCCGGCCGCCTTCAGGTCGGCGCCAGCGCAGAAGGCCGGGCCGGTGCCGGTCAATGCCAGCACACGCACGTTGGTGTCGGCTTCCCAGGCATGCAGGCGGGCGGTCATGGCCTCCAGCATATCCCGGCTCAGGGCATTCATGGCTTTCGGACGCGTCAGGGTGATCCAGCCCACCTGACCCTTCACTTCAAAAGAAACGGACTCGCTCATCACATCTCCTCACTCGTCATTCAAACAGCGTTTCTGCCTGAGTCCGAACTTACGCGAGCCCCTTCGGGACGCACCCCCCCCCTTGCGGACGGGGGCGGCTGCCACGCGGTTGTTGCAGGATGCCGGTGGTGTCCCACCGCTTGAGCCGGGTGCAGCCCACGCCCGGTTCCTGCCGCAGTCGGGCCTACCCGTGACAGAAACGAAGAAGGGCGGAGAACACGAGCATGCATACAACAATCATCAATGCCGAGGACCTGCTGGTTGCGACCAAATTCTCACCTCCGCGGCTCAACGCGCGGCACATCGCCCGGGGGCAACTGCTGGCACGCCTGCAGGAGGGTCAGCGCGGGATCGCCACGCTGATCACCGGAGGGGCGGGGTTCGGCAAGACCATCCTGCTTGCGCAATGGCGCCTGGAACTGATGCGTGCCGGGCTCGACGTGGCCTGGATCGCCTTCAGCCTTGACGACCGGCAGTTCGCCAGTTTCCTGGCCTACCTGCTCTCGGCACTCCAGCGCCTGGGGCTGCGCATCGATCCGGAGTGGCTGAACAGCGATGGCAGCGAGCAGTCGACCAACGCCCTGATCGCCATCGTCACCCGCGAGGCGCAGAGCATCGGCAGGGAGCTGCATCTGCTGATCGATGATTTCCAGCATGTGGAGTCGCCCGCAGCCCACCGGTTGATGCAGAAGCTGCTGGACCATTGCCCGGCCAACCTGCACCTGACCATTGCCTCCCGATCCACGCCGTCGCTCAGCCTTGGGCGCCTGCGCATGCAGGGTAACGTGGCCGAGATCGATTTCACCGAACTGCCTTTCGACCTGGACGAGACGAGGGATTTCTTCCAGCAGAACCTCAGCAGCCTGACCCTCAGTGCCGACGAAGAACGCCTGATCCACGACCTGACCAACGGCTGGCCGGCCGCCCTGCAGCCGATCGCCACTATGCTGCGGGTGCGCCCGAGCAAGCGATCGCAGCTTCGTTCGATCCTCTGGAAATCCAACGATTTGCAGGCCTACCTTGCGGAAGACGTAGTGGCCTGCCTGCCGCCCGGACTGATCGATTTCATGGAGAAGGTCTCGCTCTTCCGCCGCTTCAACCCTGATCTTGCCCAATTCGTCACCGGCAGCTCGCGTGCACACGAGCTGATAAAGCGTGCCGAGGATGAGAACCTGCTGATCCACCGCATCGAGTCCAACGACAACGTTCCCTGGTACCGTTTCCATCCGTTGTTCGGGGAGTTCCTCGCACAGCGCCTGTCATCGCGGAGCGACCTCCAGGTGGAGGCGTTGCATCAGCGCGCCAGCCAGTGGTTCGCCGAGCGCGACTATCTGGTGGAGGCGGTGCGCCACGCCAACCTGGGCGGTGACCTGGACTATGCGGTCAAGGCCATGGAGGAGGCGATCTCGACGAACTGGAGCATGGCCTATATCAGCCCCATGCTTCACCTGCTGGAGCGCCTGCCGCAGGAGACCCTGTTCTCCCATCCCCGGCTGTTCATCATCGGCTGCCTGACCTACGCGTTCACCGCGCGACCGGACAAGGCGCAGCGCTGGCTCGAACGCATTCGCCGCACCGAGGCGGCGCGCAATCCGGCCGTATCGTCGAAGTTCACCCTTGCGGACGCGGCCATCGCCCTTCAACTGGACCAGCCCCGACGGGTGATCAGCCTTCTGGAGCCCTCCCAGCAATCACCGCTGGAGAACCGCTCATTGCGTTACATCAGCCTCTCGGCTCTGGCGACCGCCTATCTCGCCGTTGGACGCCAGGAGGACGCCCGGCGGCTTTATGCGCAGCAGCCTATCCATGCCGAGGACCGTGACAATGACATGGCCATGGTCTTCGAAAGCACACGTGCCCTTGCCTTCCTCAAGGAAGGCGACGCGCGCGAGGCCGAACGATTGGGTGCGAGCATTCTCGCGCGCGCGGAAGAGTCGTACGGGCGTGGCTCGGTGTCGGCCAGCCTGTGCGCCGCGACCCTCTGCGATGCCTCTTACGAACTGGACCATCTCGATGACGCGTTGCGGGTGCTCGCCAATCGCAGCGGCATCCTTCGCTCCTCCATGCCGGACGTGATGGCCCGCGCTTCGATTTGCCGCGCCCGCATCGCGGTGATACGCGAGACACCTCGTGCGGCCCTGGATTTCCTCGAGTCACAGGCCGCGCATTTCCAGGTAATGGGTCTGGATCGCCCGCAGGCGTTGATGCTGGCCGAACAGGTCAATCTGCTGCTTGGCCAGGGCGAGGTACGTCGAGCCACTGAACTGGTGGCCCTGCTGGCGGCCCTGGAGTCGACACAGCACGCGACCGCTGAAACCCGTGGCGAGATCTCCGCCATTGCTGCCTTGTCCCGCGCCCGCCTGGCGCTCGCCCAGCATGACCCTGCCTGGGCCCTGGAAGACCTGGCGGCAGTCGGTGCGTTCGCCGAAAGGTCGGGGCGCGTGCGTACCCTGGTCAAGGTTCGCCTGCTGGCGGCGCGGGCTCACCGTGAACTGGGACACCAGGATGCCGCCCGGGAAAGCTTGCGGGCCGCTGTCGAAACCGCCGAGCGGCTCGGGCTGGTGCGCACCCTCCTGGACGAGGGACCGGCGGTGATGGCGCAATTGGCGGCATGGTGCCAGGAGCTCGAACCGGAAGTACCGCTGGCCGCTTACCTGGACCGCCTGCGGGCATGCAACGGCTCGGATGAAGAGGCGCCCACGATTGCCGTGCCCACGCGCAGTCAGGCAGATCTGCCACGCATCAACCTGACCCCGCGGGAGCTGGAAATCCTCGGTCTGGTGTCCCAGGCGATGTCGAACAAGCGCATCGCGCTGACGCTCAACATCACGTTCGGCACCGTGAAATGGAACGTGAAGAACATCCTCGCCAAGTTGGGCGTATCGAGCCGCTATGCCGCGATTTCTCTGGCCCGACAGCAGGGACTTCTGAAGTAGCCGGAATTCCTCCAGGAAGGTTTCCCCTACCGAGAGGGGGGGCGCGGACGCAGGTTTGCCGCCCCCAAGCTGTGGACATTGCGCCAAGTGCCATGCCCGCCTCGCGGCCTGGCCACCGCCGGTGACATCCCGGCGGTGGCGCCGGGCCGGCAAGCGCAACTATGGCAGTCGCACCGCAATGCATTGGTACGTCGACCTAGATCAAGGGGAAGAATATGAGCGATACATCTGCAGTATTCCTGAGCGAACAGGAAATCATGATCCGTGACACGGCCCGCAAGGTGGCTCAGGAAGTCGTGGCCGCCACGGCCGCCGAACGCGACCGCACCGGTGCCTGGCCGACCGAGGAGCTCAAGGCGGTGGCCGAACTCGGTTTCCTCAGCATGCACGTTCCCGCCGAGGCCGGCGGCGCGGGCATGTCGTTCCCGGAGTATTGCCTGGCGATCCAGGAGTTCGCCGCGGCCGACGCCGGCTTCGCCACCATCCTTCATGTCCATAACGGCATGGCCGATATGTTCTCGCGCTTCGGTACCCAGGCGCAAAAGGACAAGTACCTGGCCGGGATGATTTCCGGCGATCTCATCGCCGCCGGCCTGCTCACCGAACCCCACGCGGGCTCGGACACCGCCGCCTTCCGCACCTCCGCGCGCCGCGAAGGCGACAGCTACGTGCTGAACGGCAGCAAACAGTTCATCTCCAACGGCAGCGAAGCAGGCATCGCGTTCGCCTTTGCCGCCTTCACCGACACCTCCGAAGGCCGCAAGGGGCCGACCATGTTCATCGTCGATCCGCGCGAACCCGGCTATGTCGTGACTCGCGTCGAGAGCAAGATGGGCCAGCGTTCCGCCCACGTGGCCGCCATCCAGCTGGACAACTGCCGGGTGCCGGCGGAAAACATCCTGGCCGAGGAGGGCAGCGCCTACAAGCGCCTGATGGCCACCCTGTCCGAAGGCCGGATTGGCATCGCCGCCATTGCCGTGGGCGCCGCCCGTGCCGCCCTGGAAGCTGCGGTGAAGTACGCCAAGGAGCGCGAAGCCTACGGCGCGCCGATCATCAACCTGCAGGGCGTGGCCTTCGACCTGGCCGACATGGCCGCGCAGTATGAAGTGGCCCAGAACTACGTGCTGCACACGGCGCGCCTGCACCAGGCCGGCGTGCATTGCGCCAAGGAAGCCTCCATCGCCAAGCTGTTCGCCAGCGAGATCGCCGAGAAGGTCTGTTCCGACGCGCTGCAGATCCATGGCGGCTACGGCTACCTGAGCGACTTCCCGGTGGAGCGCTACTGCCGCGACGTCCGCGTGACCAAGATCTACGAAGGCACCAGCCACATCCAGAAAGTGATCATCGCCCGCAACCTGTAATCCTGGCGGTCGATACGGCCGGTTAGACAAACGATCGACCAGATTCCGAGCCGGGGAGTTTCCCGGCTCGGTCTCCAACACGGAGGAAATGGATGTGACGGACGAAGCAGTGCTGTACGAAAAGATTGGCACGACGGCGGTCATCACCTTGAACCGTCCGCAAAAGCGCAATGCCCTGGATGGGGCCGTCGCCCGGGGCATGCTGCATGCCGTCGCAATGGCGCGGGACGACGTGGCGGTACGCACCGTGGTGCTGACCGGAGCCGGTGGCGCCTTTTGTTCCGGTGCGGATCTGGCAGGCGACTCGTCGTGCGACGATCCGGTGTTCTTCGGCCGCGATACGGTGCTCGGCCACCAGCGCTGGTTCAGCGCGTTGATCGAGCTGGAAAAGCCCGTCATAGCGGCCGTCGATGGTCCTGCGGTGGGGGCTGGATTTTCCCTGGCACTGGCGGCGGATTTCATCTTCGTGACGCCGCGCACCCGCTTCATGGCCTCTTTCCTGAGCATGGGGCTGGTACCGGACTTGTCGATGTTCCACGTCTTGCCCCGCCTGGTGGGGCTGGCCCGGGCAAAGGAGATCGTGTTTTCCGCCCGTGCGATCGGCGCCGAAGAAGCCCTCTCCATTGGTCTGGCCCAGGCGCTGGCGCCCGCGGAAGAACTGATGGAACGCACGTTGTCCCACGCCAGCCAGTTCGACAATGCACCGCCACGTGCCCTGGCCCTGGCCAAGTCCTTGCTGAACCGCTCGTTCGAGACCGACCGTGCGACCATGAATCAGTTGGAAGCATCGGCCCAGTCACTGTGCGGGGCCAGCCAATACCATGCTGAGGCGGTTCGACGCTTCCTTGCCAAGGAAGGCCTGGCTTACACCGGCGCGATACCGATGGCGGATGAAGACCGACGGGGCCGGTAGGGAAGCGGCCCCGCCGGCCTGTCATTCCAATCAGGAGCGCCGGATGGCATTCGGAGATGGCGGGTGCGGATGCCGGTTTTAATCGAAGCCGGGCCCTTCATGCGTCGCTTCGCCCGGTACTGCGCACCGTGATGCGGTCACTTCGTCGTTGCAACCATCCGCGTTCAGCCGAAATGCAAGACTTCGTGGCGATCGTCTTGTAATTGCGCCATGAACCGCAATGAACAAGAGGGTAGGGGCGTCCGATTCCCCTCCCCTAATAGAGAGGGGCGGTGCCGGGAACGGCATGCCTACTCTTGAGACTCGAAAGCCTGCCGCCCGGCGAGTCCGGGGACGCGCCGAATGGCCGGTGGGATACCCAAAGCTGAGGAGAAAGACATGAGGCAGAAAGTCGTAGTCGCCGGCGTAGGCATGATTCCCTTCGTGAAGCCGGGCCAGAGCGACACCTATGTAGCAATGGGTGAGCAGGCGGTACGTCTTGCCCTGGCGGACGCCGGCGTGGGTTACGAGTCGATCCAGCAAGCCTTTGCCAGTTACATCTACGGCGACTCCACCTGCGGCCAGCGCGTGCTCTACAACGTGGGCATGACCGGCATCCCGGTGATCAACGTCAACAATAATTGCTCCAGCGGTTCCACCGCCCTCTATCTGGCCAACCAGGCCATCGCCAGCGGCATGGTGGACATCGTCCTGGCCGTAGGCTTCGAGCAGATGAATCCTGGCGCCCTGGGCAATACCTTCAATGACCGGCCGTCGCCGCTGGACCTGTTCATGCAGCAATGCGACGCCGCCCTGCCGGAGTCCGTCGGCATCCCGAATGCACTGCGCCTGTTCGGCAGCGCCGGCGTGGAACACATGAAGCGTTTCGGCACGCCGATGGAATCCTTTGCCAAGATCCGCGCCAAGGCCAGCCGCCATGCCGCGAACAACCCGAAATCCGTGTTCCGCAAGGTGGTGACGACCGAAGAGGTGATGGCCGATCAGCTGATGTGGCCTGGCGTCATGACCCGCCTGATGGCCTGTCCGCCCACCTGTGGTTCCGCCGCGGCGGTGCTGTGCAGCGAGGCTTATGCCAAGAAGCACGGCCTGGACTCCAGCGTCTGGATTGCCGGCCAGGCCCTGACCACCGATGGCCAGGAGACCTTCCAGTCTGGCGACCTGCGCGACCTGGCCGGTTTCTCCATGTCCCGCGCGGCGGCCCGCCAGGCATACGAACAGGCCGGCATCGGTGCCGACGAGGTGGACGTGGTGGAGCTGCATGACTGCTTCGCCCACAACGAACTGCTGACCTACGAATCCCTGGGCCTGTGCCCGGAAGGCGGCGCGCAGAAGTTCATCGATGACGGCGACAACACCTACGGCGGCCGCTATGTGGTCAATCCCTCTGGCGGGCTGCTCTCCAAAGGCCACCCGATCGGCGCCACTGGCCTGGCCCAGTGCACCGAGCTGGTCCAGCAGCTGCGTGGCCAGGCCGAACAACGCCAGGTCGAAGGCGCACGCGTGGCCCTGCAACACAACGTCGGCATCGGCGGTGCCTGTGTGGTCACCCTGTATCGCAAGAACTGAGGACGGATCATGGATTTCACTCCCGACTCCAGCCTGGCGGAGTTCCGCCAGGAAGTCAGACGCTTCCTCCAGGACGTGCCGGCGGACCTCAAGGGGTTGCGCCGTGCCACCCGCTCGCCCCGCGAAGAGGTGATGCGCTGGCAGAAAGTCCTCAACGATCGCGGCTGGGGCGCACCCTACTGGGCGAAAGAACATGGCGGCACCGGCTGGACCGTGCCGCAGATCCTGGTGTTCGATGACGAGTGCAGCGCCGCGGGCACTCCAACCCAGGACGGTTTCGTGCACAAGCTGCTCGGGCCGGTGCTCAATGCCTTCGCTTCGCCAGAGCAGAAGGCGCAGCACATGCCGGCCATCTTCAATGGCGAGCGCCTGTGGTGCCAGGGCTTCTCCGAGCCGGGTTCCGGCTCGGACCTGGCGTCGTTGCAGACCCGCGCCGTGCGGGACGGCGACCATTACGTGGTCAACGGCCAGAAGATCTGGACCAGTTACGCCCACCATGCGGACTGGATCTTCCTGTTGGTGCGCACCAACCCGGATGTGAAGAAGCAGGCCGGCATCAGCTTCCTGCTGGTGGACATGAAAACCCCCGGTATTACCGTTCGCCCGATTCGCAGCATCGACGATGCACACCACCTGAACGAGACCTTCTTCGACAACGTTCGGGTGCCGGTAGGCAACCTGATCGGCATGGA is part of the Pseudomonas lalkuanensis genome and harbors:
- a CDS encoding acyl-CoA dehydrogenase family protein; translation: MDFTPDSSLAEFRQEVRRFLQDVPADLKGLRRATRSPREEVMRWQKVLNDRGWGAPYWAKEHGGTGWTVPQILVFDDECSAAGTPTQDGFVHKLLGPVLNAFASPEQKAQHMPAIFNGERLWCQGFSEPGSGSDLASLQTRAVRDGDHYVVNGQKIWTSYAHHADWIFLLVRTNPDVKKQAGISFLLVDMKTPGITVRPIRSIDDAHHLNETFFDNVRVPVGNLIGMEGQGWSITKFLLNNEHATAADLPELKRYMRELKQFASTLHVGDRLLLERPEFALKLARLDAELQALEMLVQRVARLEQEHRPESHTLGSMLKIRATEFQQRITEAHVEALGDYGAIAYPHPHEPNPPANYPLQTLANGIANEMFFRRASTIYGGTSEVQRGIIAKMLFQL